One window of Equus quagga isolate Etosha38 chromosome 4, UCLA_HA_Equagga_1.0, whole genome shotgun sequence genomic DNA carries:
- the LOC124238364 gene encoding LOW QUALITY PROTEIN: PRELI domain-containing protein 1, mitochondrial-like (The sequence of the model RefSeq protein was modified relative to this genomic sequence to represent the inferred CDS: inserted 2 bases in 1 codon; deleted 1 base in 1 codon): protein MVKYFLGQSVLRSSWDQVFAAFWQRYPNPYSKHVLMEDXVHREVTPDQKQLLSLRLLTKTNRMPCWAERLFPANVAHSVYILEDSIVDPQNQTMTTFTWNINHARLMVVEERCVCCVNSDNSGWTEIRREAWVSSSLFGVSRAVQEFGLARFKSNVTKTMKGFEYILAKLQGEAPSKSLVETAKEAKEKARETALAATEKAKDLASKAATKKQQQQQQFV, encoded by the exons ATGGTGAAGTATTTCCTGGGCCAGAGCGTGCTCCGGAGTTCCTGGGACCAAGTGTTCGCTGCCTTTTGGCAGCGGTACCCGAATCCCTATAGCAAACATGTCTTGATGGAAGA AGTACACCGGGAGGTGACCCCTGACCAG AAGCAGCTCCTGTCCCTGCGACTCCTGACCAAGACCAACAGGATGCCCTGCTGGGCCGAGCGACTGTTTCCTGCCAATGTTGCTCACTCAGTGTACATCCTGGAGGATTCTATTGTGGACCCACAGAACCAGACCATGACCACCTTCACCTGGAATATCAACCATGCCCGGCTGATGGTGGTGGAGGAGCGATGTGTTTGCTGTGTGAACTCTGATAACAGTGGCTGGACCGAAATCCGCCGGGAAGCCTGGGTCTCCTCTAGCTTATTTGGCGTCTCCAGAGCTGTCCAGGAATTTGGTCTGGCACGGTTCAAAAGCAACGTGACCAAGACTATGAAGGGTTTTGAGTACATCTTGGCCAAGCTGCAAGGCGAGGCTCCTTCCAAATCCCTTGTGGAGACAGCCAAGGAAGCCAAGGAGAAGGCAAGGGAGACGGCACTGGCAGCTACGGAGAAGGCCAAGGACCTTGCCAGCAAGGCCGCCaccaagaagcagcagcagcagcagcagttcgTGTAG